AAATGTAATTTCTAATGGTGCTACCCCTAATACATGAGCTGCTATTGCATGAGTATCGTAACGCGGAGAGGCCACCCCGGCCTGAGCTAGGGTGGCCTCCGCCTCACGCAAGGCGTGAAAAAGCATTACTCTGCCTCAAGCCTTTCCGCACGCTCGGCAGCCTTAAGGGCATTAAAAAGATCACCGAGTTCACCATCAAGAACGGTATCTAGATTATTAGCTTTAAAACCAATTCGGTGATCCGAAATACGGTTTTCTGGCCAATTATAGGTACGAATTCGTTCTGAACGATCCATTGTGCGCACCTGTGCAGCACGGCCTTCCGCAGCTTCTTGATCTGCTTGTTCTTCTGCTAATGCTTGCAATCGTGCGGCCAGCACTTGCATAGCGCGCGCCTTATTCTGAATCTGCGAGCGTTCCTTCTGACAGGTCACAACCAAACCAGTAGGGAGATGAGTAATACGCACCGCCGAGTCAGTGGTGTTCACACCCTGACCACCTTTACCAGAAGAACGGTAAACATCGACGCGAATATCTTTATCATCGATTTCCACTTCACTTACTTCATCTGGTTCTGGGTAAACCAAAACACCTGCAGCAGAAGTCTGAATACGACCTTGAGATTCAGTTACAGGCACACGCTGCACTCGGTGCACGCCACCTTCAAATTTGAAGAGGCTCCAAGCACCATCACGCGAAGGCTGCTTAGAACGAATCGACAAGGTGATATCTTTCACTCCACCAAGATCAGACTCGCTAAGCCCTAGAACTTCAGTGCTAAAGCCATTCTTATCCGCATAACGCTGATACATACGTACCAATTCGCCAGCAAATAATGCAGCTTCTTCACCACCGGCACCAGCTTTGACTTCCATAACGATATCGTCACCATCATGAGGATCACGCGGTGCTAATAAATCGGCTAGTTTCTCTTCTAGTTCCACGACTTCACCAGCTAAGCGCTCTGCTT
This DNA window, taken from Corynebacterium kutscheri, encodes the following:
- the prfA gene encoding peptide chain release factor 1, whose protein sequence is MAQVSAVDDIVSEYQGIEAQMSDPETMGDQQLFRKLSKRYSELQPIINVNTALVQARDDLEVAQEMAHEDHDFQAEAERLAGEVVELEEKLADLLAPRDPHDGDDIVMEVKAGAGGEEAALFAGELVRMYQRYADKNGFSTEVLGLSESDLGGVKDITLSIRSKQPSRDGAWSLFKFEGGVHRVQRVPVTESQGRIQTSAAGVLVYPEPDEVSEVEIDDKDIRVDVYRSSGKGGQGVNTTDSAVRITHLPTGLVVTCQKERSQIQNKARAMQVLAARLQALAEEQADQEAAEGRAAQVRTMDRSERIRTYNWPENRISDHRIGFKANNLDTVLDGELGDLFNALKAAERAERLEAE